In one window of Azotobacter salinestris DNA:
- a CDS encoding heme-degrading domain-containing protein produces MNLDKDLERIALQEARLQFRSFDAHSAWALGSRLCPLAEQRHQAIIVEIQVGGNPLFLCTMPGTAPNNLDWARRKRNVVTLMQRSSYAVGLQLQKDGTTLSEQAGRDYAAHGGCFPILLRGTGCIGTIAVSGLPQRDDHELIVEILAEMLEERLEELALDAAT; encoded by the coding sequence ATTAACCTGGACAAAGACCTCGAACGTATCGCCCTTCAGGAAGCCCGTCTCCAGTTTCGCAGCTTCGATGCCCATAGCGCCTGGGCTCTCGGCTCGCGCCTGTGCCCCCTCGCCGAGCAACGGCATCAGGCCATCATCGTCGAAATCCAGGTCGGCGGAAATCCGCTGTTCCTCTGCACCATGCCGGGCACGGCGCCGAACAACCTCGACTGGGCCCGGCGCAAGCGGAATGTGGTCACGCTCATGCAGCGCAGTTCGTACGCCGTCGGCCTGCAGTTGCAGAAGGATGGCACGACCCTGAGCGAGCAGGCCGGGCGTGACTATGCTGCGCACGGCGGCTGCTTTCCGATCCTGCTGCGGGGAACCGGCTGTATCGGAACCATCGCGGTTTCGGGGCTTCCGCAGCGCGACGATCATGAGCTGATCGTAGAAATCCTGGCCGAGATGCTGGAGGAGCGGCTCGAAGAGCTGGCTCTCGATGCCGCGACCTGA
- the cho gene encoding excinuclease Cho: MLPAKRLLRPPTDLYEYPEHLREPIAAMPKAPGVYLFYGDSDSLPLYIGKSVDIRARLLAHLRTPEEARLLRQARRIEHIRTAGEIGALLLESRLIKERQPLYNKRLRRQRRLCSIRLADGKPEIVEAVSPGRGQPLYGLFRNRRVATEQLLVIADRHLLCLGLLGLERHIPGRACFRTQIGRCAGACVGRESREAHTARLLAVLAEREVFCWPYPGPVALHERSEGLEDYHVVDQWHFLGTYASLQEARQAPTGQPLPFDADSYKILLRPILQGGAGIIPLF, from the coding sequence ATGCTGCCAGCCAAACGCCTTCTTCGTCCTCCCACCGACCTCTACGAATACCCCGAGCATCTGCGGGAGCCGATCGCCGCCATGCCGAAAGCGCCCGGCGTCTATCTGTTCTATGGCGATAGCGACAGCCTGCCGCTCTATATCGGCAAGAGCGTGGACATTCGCGCCCGCCTGCTCGCCCACCTGCGCACGCCCGAGGAAGCCCGCCTGCTGCGCCAGGCACGGCGTATCGAGCACATCCGCACGGCCGGCGAGATCGGTGCCCTGCTTTTGGAGTCGCGCCTGATCAAGGAGCGGCAGCCGCTCTACAACAAGCGCCTGCGCCGCCAGCGCAGGCTCTGCTCGATCCGCCTGGCGGACGGAAAGCCCGAGATCGTCGAGGCCGTATCGCCCGGCCGCGGGCAGCCCCTGTACGGCCTGTTCAGAAACCGGCGCGTGGCTACCGAGCAGCTCCTGGTCATCGCCGACCGGCATCTGCTGTGCCTGGGACTGCTGGGCCTCGAAAGGCATATCCCCGGTCGCGCCTGTTTCCGCACGCAGATCGGCAGATGCGCCGGGGCCTGCGTCGGCCGCGAAAGCCGCGAGGCGCATACCGCCCGGCTGCTCGCCGTCCTGGCCGAGCGGGAGGTCTTCTGCTGGCCGTACCCGGGGCCGGTCGCCCTACACGAGCGCAGCGAGGGGCTGGAGGACTACCACGTGGTCGACCAGTGGCATTTCCTCGGCACCTACGCCAGCCTGCAGGAGGCCCGCCAGGCGCCCACCGGGCAGCCGCTGCCTTTCGATGCCGACAGCTACAAAATTCTGCTGCGTCCGATCCTGCAGGGCGGGGCCGGGATCATTCCGCTGTTCTGA
- a CDS encoding ArsC/Spx/MgsR family protein: MTAQAAVKTVIFYEKPGCGGNRRQKTLLQEHGVELEVRDLLSTPWTRERLEPFFAGLEKDAMVNTAAPKIKSGEVDVAALSRDELIEKMLAEPLLIKRPLLEVGETLVCGFDIPRLNALLNVAMPVPEAINSCLKTDKCSSH, translated from the coding sequence ATGACTGCGCAAGCTGCTGTAAAAACCGTCATCTTCTACGAAAAACCCGGCTGTGGCGGGAATCGCCGGCAGAAGACCCTGCTTCAGGAGCACGGCGTCGAGCTGGAGGTCCGGGACCTGCTGAGCACGCCCTGGACCCGCGAGCGTCTGGAACCCTTCTTCGCCGGACTGGAAAAGGACGCCATGGTCAATACCGCGGCGCCGAAGATCAAATCCGGCGAGGTGGATGTCGCCGCCCTGAGCCGGGACGAGCTGATCGAGAAGATGCTCGCCGAACCGCTGCTGATCAAACGGCCCCTGCTGGAAGTGGGCGAGACTCTGGTCTGCGGCTTCGACATCCCGCGCCTGAATGCGCTGTTGAATGTGGCCATGCCGGTGCCCGAGGCCATCAACAGCTGCCTCAAGACGGACAAGTGCTCCTCGCACTGA
- a CDS encoding ZIP family metal transporter, protein MALLAQIEASPVIASGLALALLIVLMLLGSSLYNAFTGTHPENLRYALYGGGAGFAATGLGAFAAVALRRISVRIQDIMLGFGAGMMLAASSFSLILPGLEAAREITGSGLQAAASVVSGLALGVLLMLGLDRFTPHSHAGTGPCGPDSERIGRVWLFVLAITLHNLPEGMAIGVSFAGGDLGVGIPLASAIAIQDIPEGLAVAMALRATGLPMTGSVLVGLASGLMEPLGALVGIGISSGFALAYPVGMGLAAGAMVFVVSHEIIPETHRNGHQTPATLGLMAGFAVMMFLDTALG, encoded by the coding sequence ATGGCCCTGCTGGCGCAGATCGAGGCCAGCCCGGTGATCGCCTCCGGTCTGGCGCTTGCCCTGCTGATCGTTCTGATGCTGCTCGGCAGCAGCCTGTACAACGCCTTCACCGGCACCCATCCGGAGAACCTGCGCTACGCGCTGTACGGCGGCGGAGCCGGTTTCGCCGCCACCGGCCTCGGTGCCTTTGCCGCCGTCGCCCTGCGGCGGATCAGCGTGCGCATCCAGGACATCATGCTCGGCTTCGGCGCCGGCATGATGCTCGCCGCCAGCTCCTTCTCGCTGATCCTGCCCGGCCTGGAGGCGGCCCGGGAAATCACCGGCAGCGGTCTGCAGGCCGCCGCCAGCGTGGTCTCCGGACTGGCGCTCGGGGTGCTGCTGATGCTCGGGCTCGACCGCTTCACCCCGCATTCGCATGCCGGCACCGGCCCCTGCGGCCCGGACAGCGAGCGCATCGGCCGGGTCTGGCTGTTCGTGCTGGCCATCACCCTGCACAACCTGCCGGAGGGCATGGCCATCGGCGTCAGCTTCGCCGGCGGCGATCTCGGCGTGGGCATCCCGCTGGCCAGCGCCATCGCCATCCAGGACATCCCCGAGGGCCTGGCCGTGGCCATGGCCCTGCGCGCCACCGGATTGCCGATGACCGGTTCGGTCCTGGTGGGTCTGGCCAGCGGCCTGATGGAGCCCCTCGGCGCCCTGGTCGGCATCGGCATCTCCAGCGGCTTCGCCCTGGCCTATCCGGTCGGCATGGGGCTGGCCGCCGGTGCCATGGTCTTCGTGGTGTCCCACGAGATCATCCCGGAGACCCACCGCAACGGTCACCAGACCCCGGCGACGCTGGGCCTGATGGCCGGTTTCGCGGTGATGATGTTCCTCGACACGGCGCTCGGCTGA
- a CDS encoding DCC1-like thiol-disulfide oxidoreductase family protein, translating into MRSYVSPAKLVLPDISTEDFDPTPLGHSLEQLQQCLHARSASGEWFTGIDATLWSWRAAGVGRWVAPLAWRPLRPLFLLAYKLFSLARPHLAWLPHPDGSRRCRDVCPSDERGRH; encoded by the coding sequence GTGCGCTCATACGTCTCCCCCGCAAAGCTGGTGCTGCCCGACATCAGCACCGAAGACTTCGATCCCACACCGCTGGGCCACAGTCTGGAACAGTTGCAGCAGTGCCTGCATGCCCGCAGCGCCAGCGGCGAGTGGTTCACGGGTATCGATGCCACGCTCTGGAGCTGGCGCGCGGCGGGAGTCGGGCGCTGGGTGGCGCCGCTCGCCTGGCGGCCGCTGAGGCCCTTGTTTCTGCTGGCCTACAAGCTGTTCAGCCTGGCCCGACCGCACCTCGCCTGGCTGCCGCACCCCGACGGCAGCCGGCGCTGCAGGGATGTCTGCCCGAGCGACGAGCGCGGCCGGCATTGA
- a CDS encoding thioredoxin family protein encodes MAMTSPPSSSEPTRAAVEALREPTVLEFGAAWCGHCQAAQPLIAKAFASHPKVGHIKIEDGKGRPLGRSYRVTLWPTLIFLDRGQEVARLVRPDDAQAIERALAMIDAAA; translated from the coding sequence ATGGCCATGACTTCGCCCCCTTCCTCCAGCGAACCGACCCGGGCCGCCGTCGAGGCCCTGCGCGAGCCGACCGTCCTCGAGTTCGGCGCCGCCTGGTGCGGCCACTGCCAGGCGGCGCAACCCCTGATCGCCAAGGCCTTCGCCAGCCATCCGAAGGTCGGCCACATCAAGATCGAGGACGGCAAGGGCCGCCCGCTCGGACGTTCCTACCGGGTCACCCTGTGGCCGACCCTGATCTTCCTCGACCGGGGCCAGGAAGTCGCACGGCTGGTCCGTCCCGACGACGCGCAGGCCATCGAGCGCGCCCT